A section of the Rhodobacteraceae bacterium M382 genome encodes:
- the ggt gene encoding gamma-glutamyltransferase, which translates to MQRRSIAILVAIWAALPLGAQETADKFAPEGAVEGQIAATSQAVAAALEAKAQNLPVVGETWMVSAANPLAVQAGAAVLQDGGSAADAMVAVQSVLGLVEPQSSGLGGGAFLVWYDAKTGTLTTLDGRETAPLAATPTLFQTEAGEPMGFFDAVVGGRSVGTPGTPALMQAAHRKWGRAPWSGLFDAAIALADGGFSVSPRLAGLVQRDAERLARHPETAAYFLPDGQPVKQGDTLRNPAYGDTLQRLAAQGAEVFYAGPIAADIVRAVRTAGNPGVLSAVDLALYEVKERAAVCAGYRVYQVCGMGPPSSGALTVGQILGTLEPFNLSDLGADDPQSWRLIGDASRLAFADRGRYMADSDYVPVPTRGLLDPAYLKLRGSGMTAPVALPEVGPGTPEFDHALNWADDEAIELPSTSHVSIVDRYGNVLSMTTTIENAFGSRVMTRGFLLNNELTDFSFRTHSDGVPIANRLEPGKRPRSSMAPTIVMQAGKPVLAIGSPGGSRIIGYVAQAIIAWADWGYDVQQAVAMPHLVNRFGTYDVEAGTNAVNMVGALEQMGYEVNARDLNSGLHAIEIGEVLKGAADPRREGIAMGQ; encoded by the coding sequence ATGCAACGAAGATCAATAGCAATTTTGGTGGCGATCTGGGCCGCCCTGCCGTTGGGCGCACAGGAAACCGCAGATAAATTTGCCCCCGAAGGCGCGGTCGAAGGGCAGATTGCAGCCACATCACAGGCGGTGGCCGCGGCGTTGGAGGCCAAAGCACAGAATTTGCCCGTGGTGGGGGAAACATGGATGGTCTCTGCGGCAAACCCGCTGGCGGTTCAGGCGGGGGCCGCAGTCTTGCAGGACGGGGGCAGTGCAGCGGATGCGATGGTCGCCGTGCAGAGCGTTCTGGGGCTGGTCGAGCCGCAGTCTTCGGGGCTGGGTGGGGGTGCCTTTTTGGTTTGGTATGACGCCAAAACCGGCACGCTGACAACGCTGGACGGGCGGGAAACCGCGCCTTTGGCCGCGACGCCGACATTGTTTCAGACCGAAGCCGGGGAGCCGATGGGGTTCTTTGATGCGGTCGTCGGAGGGCGGTCCGTAGGCACGCCAGGCACGCCTGCGTTGATGCAGGCGGCGCATCGCAAATGGGGCCGCGCACCGTGGTCGGGGCTGTTTGATGCGGCCATCGCGCTGGCGGACGGCGGGTTTTCTGTGTCACCGCGTTTGGCGGGGTTGGTGCAGCGTGACGCCGAGCGGTTGGCGCGTCATCCGGAAACTGCGGCTTATTTCCTGCCGGATGGTCAGCCGGTGAAACAGGGCGACACCCTGCGCAACCCGGCCTATGGCGATACTTTACAGAGACTGGCAGCACAGGGGGCGGAGGTCTTTTATGCAGGACCAATTGCAGCAGATATCGTGCGGGCGGTGCGCACAGCCGGGAACCCCGGCGTTCTGTCGGCGGTGGATCTGGCGTTGTATGAGGTCAAGGAACGCGCGGCGGTTTGCGCCGGGTATCGTGTTTATCAAGTCTGCGGCATGGGTCCGCCCAGTTCCGGCGCGCTGACAGTTGGACAGATCCTGGGTACGCTTGAGCCATTCAACCTGTCTGATCTGGGCGCAGACGACCCACAGTCGTGGCGGTTGATCGGGGATGCCTCGCGGCTCGCCTTTGCGGACCGGGGGCGGTACATGGCCGACAGCGATTATGTCCCGGTTCCGACCCGAGGGTTGCTGGACCCGGCCTATCTGAAGCTGCGCGGCAGCGGGATGACTGCACCCGTGGCGCTTCCAGAGGTGGGCCCGGGCACGCCCGAATTTGACCATGCGCTGAACTGGGCCGATGACGAAGCGATCGAGTTGCCATCAACGTCGCATGTTTCGATCGTGGATCGGTATGGGAATGTGCTGTCGATGACGACCACAATCGAAAATGCATTCGGGTCACGGGTGATGACCCGTGGGTTTCTGCTGAACAATGAGCTGACGGATTTTTCATTTCGTACCCATAGTGACGGTGTGCCGATCGCCAACCGGTTGGAGCCGGGCAAACGGCCCCGGTCATCCATGGCTCCGACCATCGTGATGCAGGCGGGCAAGCCGGTTCTGGCCATCGGGTCACCGGGGGGCAGCCGGATCATCGGCTATGTGGCACAGGCGATCATTGCCTGGGCGGATTGGGGATATGATGTTCAACAGGCCGTAGCGATGCCGCATCTGGTGAACAGGTTCGGCACCTATGATGTCGAAGCCGGGACCAATGCGGTCAACATGGTCGGAGCGTTGGAACAGATGGGCTATGAAGTGAACGCGCGGGATTTGAATTCCGGGCTTCATGCGATCGAGATTGGAGAGGTGCTGAAAGGCGCAGCAGATCCCCGGCGCGAAGGCATTGCGATGGGCCAGTAA
- a CDS encoding M23 family metallopeptidase, whose translation MHWLFIIVLSVVFHLDADRVQATELPVTLPYGAPKIISDFHSRRGVKGRRRGSKHQGIDIGGPNGAPILAAADGVVVETDIGTCWGPTIVIDHGADRSGKPLIAAYGHLGDILVKTGQTVTRGQRIARLSNNFTKFRCISGVRHLHFQIGRSHRSGPKGSYWGHIKYLKDGKSATNPHLFWADGPGQVTCFRPATAYPKGTLTYPVPCR comes from the coding sequence ATGCATTGGCTTTTCATAATCGTTCTTTCCGTCGTTTTTCACCTGGATGCCGATAGGGTCCAGGCCACGGAGCTCCCTGTGACCCTGCCCTATGGCGCCCCCAAGATCATTTCGGACTTTCACAGTCGCAGGGGCGTCAAGGGACGGCGGCGCGGGTCCAAACATCAGGGCATCGACATTGGTGGCCCCAATGGTGCGCCAATTCTGGCTGCAGCAGATGGGGTTGTCGTTGAAACCGACATTGGGACGTGTTGGGGACCGACAATTGTCATTGATCATGGGGCCGACCGTTCCGGCAAACCGCTGATTGCCGCCTATGGACATCTGGGAGATATCTTGGTCAAGACAGGGCAGACCGTGACCCGTGGACAGCGGATTGCCCGGCTCAGCAACAATTTCACTAAATTTCGCTGTATTTCAGGGGTGCGCCACCTGCATTTTCAGATTGGGCGCAGCCATCGTTCAGGCCCCAAAGGCAGCTATTGGGGTCACATCAAATACCTCAAGGACGGCAAGAGCGCCACAAACCCCCATCTGTTCTGGGCCGATGGTCCAGGTCAGGTGACATGCTTTCGGCCTGCAACGGCCTATCCAAAGGGCACATTGACTTATCCGGTGCCCTGCCGTTGA
- a CDS encoding D-glycerate dehydrogenase, with protein sequence MPRERLSVVVTRRLPEPVETRLSELFDVQLRPDDVPMTRSELASAMRGADVLVPTVTDTIDAALLAQAGERLKLIANYGAGVDHIDVATARQRGVLVSNTPGVLTDDTADMAMALILSVVRRIPEGLAVMQKGDWDGWAPTALLGGRIAGRRLGILGMGRIGQAVARRASAFGMQVHYHNRRRLRSEVERDLEATYWESLDQMVARMDVISINCPSTPSTFHLMNARRLKLLKPGAVIVNTSRGEVIDEHALTRMLRAGEIAGAGLDVYEHGTDINPRLRELSNVVLLPHMGSATVEGRDEMGEKVIINIKTFEDGHRPPDQVVPSML encoded by the coding sequence GTGCCAAGAGAACGTCTGAGTGTTGTCGTTACGCGACGGTTGCCGGAACCGGTGGAAACCCGACTGAGCGAACTTTTTGACGTGCAATTGCGTCCTGACGATGTGCCGATGACCCGGTCAGAACTGGCCAGCGCCATGCGTGGGGCGGATGTTCTGGTGCCCACGGTGACCGATACGATCGACGCGGCATTGCTGGCGCAGGCCGGCGAGCGGCTGAAGCTGATCGCCAATTACGGCGCGGGGGTCGATCATATTGACGTGGCGACAGCGCGCCAACGTGGCGTTCTGGTGTCCAATACGCCGGGTGTGTTGACCGATGACACGGCGGATATGGCGATGGCGCTGATTCTCTCCGTGGTGCGGCGCATCCCGGAAGGTTTGGCCGTGATGCAGAAGGGCGATTGGGATGGCTGGGCCCCGACGGCGCTTTTGGGTGGCCGAATTGCCGGGCGGCGCCTGGGAATTCTGGGCATGGGGCGGATCGGCCAGGCGGTGGCACGACGGGCCAGCGCCTTTGGCATGCAGGTGCATTATCACAACCGACGGCGTCTGCGCAGCGAAGTCGAACGCGATCTGGAAGCGACCTATTGGGAAAGCCTGGACCAGATGGTCGCCCGGATGGACGTGATATCGATCAATTGCCCGTCGACCCCATCGACCTTTCATTTGATGAACGCCCGGCGTCTGAAGCTGTTGAAACCCGGCGCTGTCATCGTGAATACGTCGCGGGGCGAGGTGATCGACGAACATGCGTTGACGCGGATGTTGCGGGCGGGCGAGATCGCCGGGGCCGGGTTGGACGTCTATGAACATGGCACCGACATCAACCCGCGCCTGCGGGAGCTGTCGAATGTGGTGTTGCTGCCCCATATGGGGTCCGCCACCGTCGAGGGGCGGGACGAGATGGGCGAAAAGGTCATCATCAATATCAAGACATTCGAGGACGGGCACCGGCCGCCGGATCAGGTCGTGCCAAGCATGTTGTAA
- a CDS encoding aspartyl-trna synthetase, with amino-acid sequence MANNGRQAVAVPGTKHFRIVALAACIGILGTAVQAQQARGPVTNLPLPRFVSMKTGEGNVRRGPSLTHRIDWVFKRRDMPLQITAEYGHWRRVRDREGAGGWVHYALLSGSRTVLIEEDMLPARTHPDPKAPVAAAFELGVVARLGKCLPDWCQVTAGGYRGWAPKDKLWGVAPEETRD; translated from the coding sequence ATGGCAAACAACGGCAGGCAGGCTGTGGCAGTACCGGGTACAAAACACTTCCGCATCGTGGCATTGGCCGCGTGTATCGGCATTCTTGGCACCGCCGTTCAGGCGCAACAGGCCCGTGGTCCGGTCACCAACCTGCCCTTGCCACGATTTGTGTCGATGAAAACCGGCGAAGGCAACGTGCGCCGCGGTCCCTCTCTGACACATCGCATCGACTGGGTGTTCAAACGGCGCGACATGCCGTTGCAGATCACCGCAGAATACGGTCACTGGCGCCGGGTTCGCGATCGCGAAGGCGCAGGCGGTTGGGTGCATTATGCGTTGCTGTCCGGTTCTCGCACCGTTCTGATCGAAGAAGACATGTTACCGGCCCGCACCCACCCTGATCCCAAGGCCCCCGTGGCGGCCGCCTTTGAGCTGGGCGTGGTGGCCCGGCTGGGCAAATGCCTGCCGGATTGGTGTCAGGTCACCGCTGGTGGCTATCGCGGGTGGGCCCCAAAGGACAAGCTGTGGGGGGTCGCCCCCGAAGAGACCCGGGACTAG
- a CDS encoding dihydrofolate reductase, whose amino-acid sequence MISLIVARARNGAIGKDNTIPWRAPEDLAFFQRETTGGAVIMGRNTWDSLPFKPLKGRLNIVISSRGSEAVPGAEHVFGDLDEAVQFARDSGYGRIYGIGGARIYSDLLARADRLLVTEVDLTVDDADAYFPEISSREWRNVGAQLLRDADPRCEVHEFLRRAG is encoded by the coding sequence ATGATCAGTCTGATTGTAGCCCGGGCACGCAATGGTGCCATCGGCAAGGACAATACCATTCCGTGGCGCGCACCCGAAGATCTGGCGTTTTTTCAACGCGAGACCACCGGCGGTGCCGTGATCATGGGGCGAAACACCTGGGATAGCCTGCCGTTCAAGCCCTTGAAAGGGCGTCTGAATATCGTGATCTCAAGCCGGGGTTCTGAGGCGGTTCCCGGTGCGGAGCATGTGTTCGGCGATCTGGACGAGGCCGTGCAATTTGCCCGCGACAGCGGCTATGGCCGGATTTATGGAATTGGTGGGGCACGGATCTATTCCGATCTGCTGGCGCGCGCAGATCGCCTGCTGGTCACCGAGGTCGATCTGACGGTTGACGATGCGGATGCCTATTTTCCCGAAATCTCATCCCGGGAGTGGCGCAATGTCGGGGCGCAGCTGTTGCGGGACGCCGACCCGCGATGCGAGGTGCATGAGTTTTTGCGTCGGGCCGGTTGA
- a CDS encoding thymidylate synthase has product MQQYHDALKTILETGEVSTDRTGTGTVATFGLQSRYSLADGFPLVTTKKLHLKSIIHELLWFLSGDTNIRYLTENGVSIWNEWADENGDLGPVYGHQWRKFPALKATDRTDGDDPLFLARSVDQISDLVDTIRTSPDSRRLIVSAWNPGEVPDMALPPCHTLWQVRVLNGRMHLQLYQRSADMFLGVPFNIASYALLLEMLAHVTGYEAGDFVHTIGDAHIYSNHMEQVKTQLSRSPKPLPRLRIKRDVSSIFDFRYEDFEITGYDPDPHISAPVAV; this is encoded by the coding sequence GTGCAACAATATCATGATGCGTTGAAAACCATTCTGGAAACTGGCGAAGTTTCAACTGATCGGACAGGGACAGGAACGGTGGCAACATTCGGGTTGCAAAGCCGGTATTCTCTGGCGGATGGATTTCCATTGGTAACCACCAAGAAACTGCATCTGAAATCCATCATCCATGAACTGTTGTGGTTCCTCTCGGGGGACACAAATATCAGATATCTAACGGAAAACGGGGTGTCGATCTGGAATGAATGGGCCGATGAAAACGGCGACCTGGGGCCGGTCTATGGCCATCAGTGGCGCAAGTTTCCGGCTTTGAAGGCAACGGATCGGACGGATGGGGATGATCCGTTGTTCCTGGCCCGCAGCGTCGATCAGATTTCCGACCTGGTGGACACGATCCGCACCAGCCCTGACAGCCGCCGCCTGATCGTGTCAGCGTGGAACCCGGGCGAGGTGCCCGACATGGCGCTGCCGCCCTGCCATACGTTGTGGCAGGTGCGGGTGCTGAATGGGCGGATGCATCTGCAGCTGTATCAACGGTCGGCGGATATGTTTTTGGGGGTGCCGTTCAATATTGCCTCTTATGCGCTGCTGCTGGAGATGCTGGCCCATGTGACCGGATATGAAGCCGGGGATTTTGTGCACACGATTGGTGATGCGCATATCTACTCCAATCATATGGAGCAGGTGAAAACCCAATTGTCGCGCAGCCCGAAACCGCTGCCGCGCCTGCGGATCAAACGTGATGTTTCGTCGATTTTTGATTTTCGCTATGAGGATTTTGAAATCACCGGATATGACCCGGATCCTCACATCTCCGCCCCTGTGGCGGTCTGA